In Halichondria panicea chromosome 9, odHalPani1.1, whole genome shotgun sequence, a genomic segment contains:
- the LOC135341559 gene encoding uncharacterized protein LOC135341559 isoform X2, with translation MSRAERLTIEEPKAASNRVVRPVCQIARAQAPCQACLRPAMWVPGLRNLHMARETWLIKMDPAQALDKLVDGVEDYDKAELMEVHKVDKSRGYVEIFQFTQGCNWLDVVEVRFYTGDEPGMTRAESVSFSSGLIPAWCPLSFLCNCCCFFAPFSGNGQNTKRLEVIRNALGVEVTVTAETKCNCCPS, from the exons ATGTCTCGTGCAGAAAG GTTGACAATAGAGGAGCCGAAGGCTGCCTCCAACAGAGTGGTTCGTCCCGTGTGTCAGATAGCCAGGGCCCAGGCTCCTTGTCAAGCCTGCCTTAGACCCGCGATGTGGGTGCCAGGACTACGCAACTTGCACATGGCCAGAGAGACATGGCTCATCAAGATGGATCCTGCCCAGGCACTGGATAAGCTGGTTGATGGTGTGGAGGATTACGATAAGGCTGAGCTGATGGAAGTGCATAAG GTGGACAAGTCCAGAGGTTACGTTGAGATCTTCCAATTCACTCAAGGCTGCAACTGGCTGGATGTAGTCGAGGTCCGCTTCTACACTGGAGATGAGCCAG GGATGACCAGAGCTGAGAGTGTGTCCTTCTCCTCTGGCCTGATTCCAGCATGGTGTCCACTCAGCTTCCTCTGCAACTGCTGCTGCTTCTTTGCTCCGTTCTCTGGCAACGGACAAAACACAAAGCGTCTTGAGGTGATCAGGAATGCTCTCGGCGTGGAAGTCACCGTTACTGCAGAGACAAAATGCAACTGTTGCCCTTCTTAA
- the LOC135341554 gene encoding dehydrogenase/reductase SDR family member 12-like has product MHVVVKVLVFCATIILACHMATNSSLYRKSVFFFKGLSEFTRNGFQKAARNFQTSDLDGDISGLSYMITGANSGIGRSTALSLAGKGATVHIVCRNSTRGEEAKQDIVSQTGNDKVQLHLLDISKPRDVIKFADDFVKSDQQLDVLVNNAGTMVNQRELTEDGLERNFATNTLGTYLLSTELLPALEKSSDPKVVTVSSGGMYLMKLDSENFQFERCSFSGDMVYAQNKRQQVVMTRKWAESNEKVKFYTMHPGWADTPAVQQSMPDFHARLESRLRTPAQGADTIVWLCIAKGMTNGAFYQDRQAVAQHLTMAWTQSTTEEENLFMTRLEQVASRFRSN; this is encoded by the exons ATGCATGTTGTAGTAAAAGTCCTAGTCTTCTGTGCTACCATTATCTTAGCCTGTCACATGGCGACCAACAGTAGCTTGTACCGAAAGTCAGTGTTCTTTTTCAAAGGGTTGAGTGAATTTACAAG GAATGGTTTTCAGAAAGCTGCACGAAATTTCCAAACATCAGATCTAGATGGAGACATATCGGG GCTCTCGTACATGATTACCGGAGCCAATAGTGGGATCGGTAGGagcacagctctgtctctggCCGGTAAAGGGGCCACGGTGCACATTGTATGCAGGAACTCTACCCGTGGGGAAGAGGCCAAACAAGACATCGTATCACAGACAGGGAATGAT AAAGTACAACTGCACTTGTTGGACATCTCAAAGCCGCGAGATGTGATAAAATTTGCCGACGACTTTGTCAAGTCTGACCAGCAACTGGATGTGTTG GTGAACAATGCTGGTACCATGGTGAATCAGAGAGAGCTGACTGAAGATGGACTAGAGAGAAACTTTGCCACCAATACACTAG GAACCTATTTGCTATCTACTGAGCTACTGCCTGCCCTGGAGAAGAGCTCTGACCCCAAAGTG GTCACCGTCTCATCTGGAGGTATGTATTTGATGAAACTCGACTCTGAGAACTTTCAGTTTGAGCGTTGCTCATTCTCTGGGGACATGGTCTACGCCCAGAACAAG cgGCAGCAAGTGGTGATGACCAGGAAATGGGCAGAGTCAAATGAAAAAGTCAAGTTCTATACCATGCACCCGGGATGGGCTGATACACCAG CTGTGCAACAGTCAATGCCAGACTTTCATGCAAGACTAGAGAGTAGACTACGGACTCCAGCACAAGGGGCCGACACCATCGTCTGGCTGTGTATCGCCAAGGGGATGACTAATGGAGCGTTCTACCAAG acCGTCAAGCGGTTGCTCAGCACTTGACGATGGCTTGGACTCAGTCCACAACAGAGGAAGAGAACCTGTTCATGACCAGACTGGAGCAAGTAGCCTCTAGGTTCAGAAGcaactga
- the LOC135341536 gene encoding diacylglycerol kinase eta-like, whose translation MSDSIHSLSPVPPDQSNNSSMDSLIVSDSSEDILDQVSEDELFDTKPAEQDAGTAAVADPKEPASGKEGGVRKRRKSRERKISISADHSKRIAGVKMEVLKEGSIMQHGSFQRLVKKYITITCDRLYIAKKKEDKLHEEVVLKDVKVAENSSRNVNNSFTVLTPFQQLSLAASSRKEMEEWISAFKLADSKSKQMGVLEAIQHLEGQHSWFACSHPRPTYCNVCREQLHGVAWHGLSCEVCKFKSHRRCVFTVRTPCKWTTRSSVSAAGVDLEQDFSIPHEWIEGNLPTGSKCTVCDRACGTVRRLKDFRCIWCKLTVHTECKSQLEPICTLGEHRLSILPPSALQRSDAIREGMWEPYKVYGHSPVLALVNSKSGDNQGVKFLRRLKFWLNPAQIFDLAISGPELGLQLFQRFEKFRVLILGGDGSIGWVLSAIDKLNLHSKCMVGVVPLGTGNDMARVLGWGAQATDEEKIPLILSEMEQSTFKLLDRWSVHYSPQPNVDISHLLSSHSPLKGRSVTMSPHPLSTATTPHVHIVAPFPGPAVSIGDAVSPSTDSVFRQNSVSSNESSEGCRQSPPVITEQAHNSSQPNVEVEITNREKKSVRNDNRERGSVCTSPEDLVKIEAFHSSISELAGHFTTILFSESGEEVISSSLMLGQVVTDFLCSIVAGAEDQLPTAEFQTDPVVQKCVILQDKLNALLSNLKNETQPQSDEGKTKEKDFVARETVMARANSLKKALRGVIDVTEKALDDSTEQVPLSMVAEEEGQRLSSGSASSHDGIEPLQQSDTMSSSDGSGTGTTSKDMFLPLPRKSITSQHSVVDLSPSIPMMKELSCMNNYYGIGLGAHVVYQFNSARDKHPEQFRSRARNKLKYGYIGGKEFFLNSQRYLERRLQLECDGEIIKLPQRMQGLVFLNIPSYMSGTNFWGTEKEKDGFSAPSHDDKLMEVAAITGFSHLATAMVLGIQNRRLAQCRVAKIVLLGPDKVPMQVDGEAWLQDPGTIVVSHKNKARMIVKDKAFSQSLEQWRQKTIHTQASTSQLPHPHDIFSSVHELLSPEQIAKYKELAFSVQPLVTIITKESSLSASVKADLLPYVSNVATSMKRIVQDDQFSETVNITHLQDFEQYVKALVQETLWFLNMQKVSSGHEEEMRTIVQDVETQMRKIVSIGLSECSMAHHNFRRASDTLLLKTNQDEAVGRNPHRQRSQLIPDVTIQAATIAKKIGKEVSMWDSDDVCDWLEELNLGDYCQNFREHEVDGKQLLNLNMSDWQVFGVSKIGHVTRLRQALQALNSNSPSLSRVRDTIM comes from the exons ATGAGTGATTCTATACACAGTCTGAGCCCAGTGCCCCCGGACCAGTCTAACAACAGTAGCATGGACTCTTTGATAGTGTCTGACTCCAGTGAGGACATTCTTGACCAAGTGAGCGAGGATGAGCTGTTCGACACGAAACCAGCAGAGCAAGATGCAGGAACTGCTGCAGTAGCCGACCCTAAGGAGCCTGCTAGTGGGAAAGAGGGTGGTGTAAGAAAGAGGAGGAAGAGCAGGGAAAGAAAGATCAGTATCAGTGCAGATCACAGCAAGAGAATTGCTGGAGTCAAG atggaAGTATTAAAAGAGGGCTCTATCATGCAGCACGGGAGCTTTCAG AGACTTGTCAAGAAGTACATCACAATCACTTGTGACCGTCTGTACATTGCCAAGAAGAAAGAA GACAAACTACACGAAGAGGTGGTTCTCAAGGATGTCAAAGTGGCTGAGAATAGCAGTCGAAACGTGAACAACAGTTTCACA GTGTTGACTCCCTTCCAGCAGCTGAGTCTGGCAGCTAGCTCTAGGAAGGAGATGGAGGAATGGATCTCTGCATTCAAACTGGCTGACTCAAAGTCAAAGCAAATG GGTGTTTTGGAGGCCATTCAGCACTTGGAGGGTCAGCACAGCTGGTTTGCTTGCTCCCACCCTCGGCCCACCTACTGCAATGTGTGTCGAGAGCAGCTGCACGGTGTGGCCTGGCATGGTCTCTCCTGTGAAGTGTGCAAGTTCAAGAGTCACCGCAGATGTGTGTTCACTGTACGCACTCCTTGTAAGTGGACCACAAGGAGCAGTGTCTCTGCAGCTGGTGTTGACCTCGAACAAGAT TTTTCGATTCCCCATGAATGGATTGAGGGAAATCTCCCGACGGGGTCAAAGTGCACCGTCTGTGATCGAGCTTGTGGAACAGTAAGGAGGCTCAAAGACTTTCGTTGCATCTGGTGCAAGCTGACA GTGCACACTGAGTGCAAGTCCCAGCTGGAGCCGATATGTACCCTGGGGGAACACAGGCTGTCTATTCTACCCCCGTCTGCCCTCCAGCGCTCGGACGCCATCAGAGAAGGAATGTGGGAG CCATACAAGGTCTACGGTCACAGTCCGGTTCTGGCACTGGTTAACTCCAAGAGTGGTGACAACCAGGGAGTCAAGTTCTTGAGAAGACTCAAGTTCTGGCTCAATCCTGCACAAATCTTTGACCTTGCAATATCTGGGCCTGAATTAGG CCTCCAGCTCTTTCAAAGGTTTGAAAAGTTTCGAGTCCTTATTCTCGGTGGAGATGGCAGTATTGGATGGGTCCTCTCAGCCATTGACAAGCTCAACCTGCATTCAAAG tgcatggTAGGTGTGGTTCCACTGGGCACTGGCAATGACATGGCGAGGGTGCTGGGTTGGGGGGCTCAAGCCACGGACGAGGAGAAGATCCCTCTCATTCTCTCGGAGATGGAGCAGTCCACGTTCAAATTGCTCGATCGCTGGAGCGTGCACTACTCCCCTCAACCAAACGTTGACATCTCACACCTTCTTAGCTCACACAGT CCGCTGAAAGGTCGCTCAGTTACCATGAGTCCCCACCCCCTGTCCACGGCCACTACCCCCCACGTGCATATAGTTGCCCCGTTTCCTGGTCCAGCTGTCTCTATTGGAGACGCCGTGTCACCCTCCACTGACTCTGTGTTTAGGCAAAACTCTGTCTCCTCCAACGAGAGTAGCGAAGGATGTCGTCAGTCTCCCCCAGTCATCACTGAGCAAGCTCACAACAGCTCACAGCCGAACGTAGAAGTGGAGATAACAAATAGAGAGAAGAAGAGTGTCAGGAACGATAATCGTGAGAGGGGATCAGTTTGCACAAGCCCTGAGGACCTCGTAAAGATTGAGGCCTTCCACAGCTCCATATCTGAGCTGGCTGGTCACTTCACAACCATCCTGTTCTCAGAGAGTGGGGAAGAAGTGATTTCCTCTTCTCT AATGTTAGGGCAGGTAGTTACAGACTTCCTTTGCTCTATTGTGGCGGGGGCAGAGGACCAGTTGCCGACTGCTGAGTTCCAGACCGACCCAGTGGTTCAGAAATGTGTGATTCTTCAAGACAAACTCAACGCTCTCCTCTCTAACCTCAAGAACGAGACCCAGCCTCAGAGCGACGAGGGGAAGACCAAGGAGAAGGACTTTGTGGCCAGAGAAACTGTAATGGCCCGTGCTAACAGCTTAAAGAAAGCACTCAGAGGAGTCATTGATGTGACTGAGAAAG CTCTTGATGACTCCACGGAACAAGTCCCCCTCTCTATGGTGGCAGAGGAGGAAGGACAACGACTAAGCTCCGGTTCTGCTTCGTCTCATGATGGAATTGAACCACTGCAGCAGTCTGATACCATGTCATCCAGTGACGGATCGGGGACAGGAACAACCAGCAAAGACATGTTTCTCCCTCTTCCCCGCAAATCAATCACCTCCCAGCACTCTGTTGTTGATTTGTCTCC AAGTATACCGATGATGAAAGAGCTCTCGTGCATGAACAACTACTATGGTATTGGACTAGGCGCTCACGTAGTCTACCAGTTCAACTCTGCTCGAGATAAACACCCTGAGCAGTTCAG GAGCCGTGCTAGAAATAAGCTGAAGTACGGTTACATTGGTGGGAAGGAGTTCTTCTTGAACAGTCAGCGCTACCTTGAGAGACGGCTCCAGTTGGAGTGTGATGGAGAGATCATCAAACTGCCCCAGCGAATGCAAGGACTTGTTTTCCTCAACATCCCTAGTTACATGTCCGGGACAAATTTCTGGGGCACAGAGAAAGAGAAGGACGGTTTCAGCGCACCCTCTCATGATGACAAACTGATGGAGGTGGCGGCCATTACTGGATTCTCTCATCTG GCCACCGCAATGGTACTTGGTATCCAGAATCGGCGACTGGCTCAGTGTCGAGTGGCCAAGATTGTCCTGTTGGGTCCGGATAAGGTCCCAATGCAAGTGGACGGGGAGGCGTGGCTACAGGATCCCGGCACCATTGTGGTGTCGCACAAGAACAAAGCCAGAATGATTGTCAAAGATAAG gcATTCTCGCAGTCACTGGAGCAGTGGAGACAGAAGACTATCCATACCCAGGCAAGCACCTCCCAACTCCCCCACCCTCACGACATATTCTCCTCTGTGCACGAGTTGCTCAGCCCAGAGCAGATAGCCAAGTACAAGGAGTTGGCATTCAGCGTGCAGCCATTAGTGACTAT TATCACCAAGGAGAGTTCACTGAGCGCATCAGTGAAAGCAGACCTTCTTCCGTACGTCTCTAACGTGGCTACCTCGATGAAGAGGATTGTTCAAGATGACCAATTTTCGGAAACAGTGAACATTACACACCTGCAAGACTTTGAGCAATATGTGAAGGCCTTAGTCCAAGAGACCCTCTGGTTCTTAAACATGCAAAAGGTGTCAAGTGGCCATGAAGAGGAGATGAGAACTATAGTTCAGGATGTGGAGACTCAAATGAGAAAGATTGTGTCCATAGGCCTCTCAGAATGT TCCATGGCCCACCATAATTTTCGTCGTGCTTCTGACACCCTTCTGCTGAAGACCAATCAAGACGAAGCAGTGGGGAGGAATCCTCACAGACAAAGGTCTCAGCTCATCCCAGATGTCACCATTCAGGCAGCCACCATTGCCAAGAAGATAGGGAAAG AGGTTTCAATGTGGGACTCAGATGATGTGTGTGACTGGCTGGAGGAGCTAAACCTGGGTGACTACTGTCAGAACTTCAGAGAGCACGAGGTGGATGGCAAGCAGCTGTTGAACCTCAACATGTCCGATTGGCAG GTGTTTGGTGTGTCAAAGATTGGTCATGTGACTCGCCTGAGGCAAGCCTTGCAGGCACTTAACAGTaactccccctctctgtctAGAGTCAGGGACACTATTATGTAA
- the LOC135341559 gene encoding uncharacterized protein LOC135341559 isoform X1: protein MSTATEDQTRPQDSITEVTLQPASGNGEQAIQDQPTSINSHQRLTIEEPKAASNRVVRPVCQIARAQAPCQACLRPAMWVPGLRNLHMARETWLIKMDPAQALDKLVDGVEDYDKAELMEVHKVDKSRGYVEIFQFTQGCNWLDVVEVRFYTGDEPGMTRAESVSFSSGLIPAWCPLSFLCNCCCFFAPFSGNGQNTKRLEVIRNALGVEVTVTAETKCNCCPS from the exons ATGAGTACAGCTACAGAAGATCAAACCCGACCACAAGACTCAATCACTGAGGTCACATTACAACCAGCCTCAGGCAATGGAGAACAAGCTATTCAAGACCAGCCAACCTCCATTAACAGTCACCAAAG GTTGACAATAGAGGAGCCGAAGGCTGCCTCCAACAGAGTGGTTCGTCCCGTGTGTCAGATAGCCAGGGCCCAGGCTCCTTGTCAAGCCTGCCTTAGACCCGCGATGTGGGTGCCAGGACTACGCAACTTGCACATGGCCAGAGAGACATGGCTCATCAAGATGGATCCTGCCCAGGCACTGGATAAGCTGGTTGATGGTGTGGAGGATTACGATAAGGCTGAGCTGATGGAAGTGCATAAG GTGGACAAGTCCAGAGGTTACGTTGAGATCTTCCAATTCACTCAAGGCTGCAACTGGCTGGATGTAGTCGAGGTCCGCTTCTACACTGGAGATGAGCCAG GGATGACCAGAGCTGAGAGTGTGTCCTTCTCCTCTGGCCTGATTCCAGCATGGTGTCCACTCAGCTTCCTCTGCAACTGCTGCTGCTTCTTTGCTCCGTTCTCTGGCAACGGACAAAACACAAAGCGTCTTGAGGTGATCAGGAATGCTCTCGGCGTGGAAGTCACCGTTACTGCAGAGACAAAATGCAACTGTTGCCCTTCTTAA
- the LOC135341563 gene encoding AP-1 complex subunit sigma-2-like isoform X2, with amino-acid sequence MIQYVLLFSRQGKVRLQKWYQAFQVREKKKIQRELVSTILARKSKMCNILEYKDQKIVYKRYASLYFCCAIDADDNELIVLEILHRYVELLDKYFGSVCELDIIFNFEKAYFMLDELLVGGEIQESSKKNIIRAITAQDLLQETDEQARVLEEFNLL; translated from the exons ATG ATTCAATACGTGCTACTGTTCAGTCGCCAGGGGAAGGTCAGGCTACAAAAGTGGTACCAGGCCTTTCAAGTGAGAGAAAAGAAAAAGATACAGCGAGAGCTCGTCTCAACCATCCTCGCCAGGAAGTCTAAGATGTGTAACATCCTAGAATACAAGGATCAGAAGATAGTGTACAAGAG GTATGCCAGCCTCTACTTTTGCTGTGCCATTGACGCTGATGACAATGAGTTGATTGTGCTGGAGATACTGCACAGATATGTGGAGCTTCTGGACAAGTACTTTGGCAGT GTTTGTGAACTAGACATTATCTTCAACTTTGAGAAG GCATATTTCATGCTGGATGAGCTACTGGTAGGTGGTGAGATCCAGGAGTCCAGCAAAAAGAACATCATTAGAGCAATCACAGCACAGGACCTGCTGCAGGAG ACTGACGAGCAAGCAAGAGTTCTTGAAGAGTTCAACCTCCTATGA
- the LOC135341547 gene encoding arrestin red cell-like encodes MAEVGALPEEKQSLMAGEEKPVEKKKKDDGTRVFKKSSPNGKITVYVGRRDFVDHMTTVDPVDGVVLIDPDYFTKDGKKDRKVFAQVVAGFRYGRDDLDVLGLNFRRDLIDERIQVYPPPETNEPQLVTLLQVRLLKKLGRNAYPFTFSLKPGLPSSVTLQPAQGDVEKPCGVDFVLRCYVAKSEENKMEKRNSVRLAIKKITHAPADKTERPTIDVTKEFMLSSHPLIVEANLDKGTYHHGETIKVNVAIANRSSKTIKKVKVQVRQFAAICMFAQTEYKCAVAHIESDEGFPVHTGGSLQRSYDITPLLKDNRDKRGLALDGQIKHEDTCLASSTFIPEDPSLDPREVRERMGIVVHYTVKVRCVVSFGGDLTLELPFTLTHPKPRPVISQMITFPQYPATPTTPTADEIEEGGVKGEQTAGALPPLLTRPSLASVHDAIDHNLINFDTEEVAEDGDNDFVFEEFVRLRVAGVEEGNNETEA; translated from the exons ATGGCAGAAGTTGGTGCACTGCCTGAAGAGAAGCAGAGCCTTATGGCCGGAGAAGAGAAACCAGtggaaaagaaaaagaaagatGATGGAACTAG AGTCTTTAAGAAGTCATCTCCAAATGgaaag ATTACTGTTTATGTTGGTCGGAGAGATTTTGTTGATCACATGACGACTGTGGATCCTGTTG ATGGTGTTGTTCTCATTGATCCGGACTACTTCACCAAAGATGGAAAGAAAGATCGAAAAG TGTTTGCTCAGGTGGTAGCCGGGTTTAGGTATGGGAGGGATGACCTCGATGTACTCGGTCTTAACTTCAGGAGAGATCTAATTGAT GAGCGTATTCAGGTGTACCCTCCCCCTGAGACGAATGAGCCACAGCTGGTCACACTGCTACAAGTCAGACTACTCAAGAAACTGGGAAGAAATGCTTACCCGTTCACATTTAGT CTCAAGCCTGGTCTTCCTTCTTCAGTCACTCTTCAGCCAGCTCAAGGAGATGTTGAAAAG CCTTGTGGAGTAGATTTTGTTCTCCGATGCTATGTAGCCAAATCTGAAGAGAACAAAATGGAAAAGAGAAATTCTGTACGGTTAGCAATCAAGAAAATCACACATGCTCCAGCCGACAAAACAGAAAGG CCCACAATTGACGTAACCAAGGAGTTTATGCTGAGCTCTCATCCTCTCATTGTGGAGGCCAATCTCGACAAAGGC ACGTATCATCATGGTGAAACCATCAAAGTAAATGTGGCCATTGCAAACAGATCCAGCAAGACCATCAAGAAGGTCAAAGTACAAG TTCGTCAGTTTGCAGCAATTTGTATGTTTGCTCAGACAGAGTACAAGTGTGCAGTAGCTCATATTGAATCAga TGAAGGGTTCCCAGTGCATACGGGAGGCTCACTGCAGAGGAGCTACGACATCACCCCATTGCTCAAGGATAACAGG GACAAGAGAGGGTTGGCTTTGGATGGTCAAATAAAGCACGAAGATACTTGCTTAGCCTCGTCTACATT cattcCTGAGGATCCTTCACTGGATCCACGAGAAGTGCGAGAGAGAATGGGAATTGTCGTCCATTATACTGTCAAAGTTCGCTGTGTAGTCTCATTTGGAGG AGACCTGACACTGGAGCTACCGTTCACTCTCACACACCCCAAGCCGAGGCCAGTCATCTCTCAGATGATCACCTTCCCTCAGTATccggccacacccactacaccTACGGCTGACGAGATAGAAGAGGGTGGGGTCAAGGGTGAGCAGACAGCAGGAGCTTTACCTCCTCTGCTCACGAGACCAAGCCTCGCATCAGTACACGATGCTATTGATCACAACCTCATCAACTTTGACAC GGAGGAAGTTGCTGAAGATGGGGACAATGATTTTGTGTTTGAAGAGTTTGTTCGGTTACGAGTGGCCGGAGTAGAGGAAGGAAATAACGAAACAGAAGCATAA
- the LOC135341563 gene encoding AP-1 complex subunit sigma-2-like isoform X1, producing the protein MIQYVLLFSRQGKVRLQKWYQAFQVREKKKIQRELVSTILARKSKMCNILEYKDQKIVYKRYASLYFCCAIDADDNELIVLEILHRYVELLDKYFGSVCELDIIFNFEKAYFMLDELLVGGEIQESSKKNIIRAITAQDLLQEETENPKSSQTLLEEMGLA; encoded by the exons ATG ATTCAATACGTGCTACTGTTCAGTCGCCAGGGGAAGGTCAGGCTACAAAAGTGGTACCAGGCCTTTCAAGTGAGAGAAAAGAAAAAGATACAGCGAGAGCTCGTCTCAACCATCCTCGCCAGGAAGTCTAAGATGTGTAACATCCTAGAATACAAGGATCAGAAGATAGTGTACAAGAG GTATGCCAGCCTCTACTTTTGCTGTGCCATTGACGCTGATGACAATGAGTTGATTGTGCTGGAGATACTGCACAGATATGTGGAGCTTCTGGACAAGTACTTTGGCAGT GTTTGTGAACTAGACATTATCTTCAACTTTGAGAAG GCATATTTCATGCTGGATGAGCTACTGGTAGGTGGTGAGATCCAGGAGTCCAGCAAAAAGAACATCATTAGAGCAATCACAGCACAGGACCTGCTGCAGGAG GAAACAGAAAATCCTAAGAGTTCTCAGACTTTGTTAGAAGAAATGGGACTGGCATAG